A portion of the Streptomyces platensis genome contains these proteins:
- a CDS encoding DUF4126 domain-containing protein: MSVLPLVFTSGWASGINAYAVVLLLGLLGATGVSDEVPAALERPDVLIVAGLLFVVEAVADKIPYVDSVWDTVHTVIRPVAGGVVAALLAGHNGSLPELAAGAVGGSTALLSHLVKAGTRIAVNASPEPASNIVLSLAEDLGVAGLIAFALFHPVAAAVIAGTLLAAGIAVVIFLWSRIRRFLQRRRERRAQKRSAVAAGTAPPVT; this comes from the coding sequence GTGTCCGTACTTCCCTTGGTGTTCACCAGTGGCTGGGCGAGCGGGATCAACGCCTACGCCGTCGTCCTGCTCCTCGGCCTGCTCGGCGCGACCGGCGTCTCCGATGAGGTGCCCGCGGCGCTGGAGCGCCCGGATGTTCTGATCGTGGCCGGGCTGCTCTTCGTGGTCGAGGCCGTCGCCGACAAGATCCCGTACGTGGACTCGGTCTGGGACACCGTGCACACGGTGATCCGGCCGGTCGCCGGCGGTGTGGTGGCGGCGCTGCTGGCCGGCCACAACGGTTCGCTGCCCGAGCTGGCGGCGGGCGCGGTGGGCGGCTCGACGGCGCTGCTGAGCCATCTGGTCAAGGCGGGCACCCGGATCGCGGTCAACGCCTCGCCGGAGCCGGCCAGCAACATCGTGCTGAGCCTGGCCGAGGATCTGGGGGTCGCGGGGCTCATCGCCTTCGCCCTGTTCCATCCGGTGGCCGCGGCGGTCATCGCGGGGACGCTGCTGGCCGCGGGGATCGCGGTGGTGATCTTCCTGTGGTCGCGGATCCGCCGATTCCTCCAGCGGCGGCGGGAGCGGCGCGCGCAGAAGCGGTCGGCCGTGGCGGCCGGCACGGCACCTCCGGTGACCTGA
- a CDS encoding phytoene desaturase family protein, translating to MARIAVIGAGMGAMAAAARLAVAGHRVAVFERGATHGGALRQLARDGFAFDTGPGLLHLPAVYRDLFLKTGREPLESCVELTQVDPAARHVFADGTAVSLPNASRAGVLAALDQALGAGAGERWSDLVGRAREAWDATRRPLLEEPLWPDWRVLGRDPYPAVRKRGLFGRGKGPTTATLAEVARRELADPRLIALLESHALAYGFDPRSAPASAVVLPYMEQTFGSWYPRGGMRALADALYERCVARKVEFSFGTAVTGIVEKDGRAAGVELADGRVSEAEFVVAGVDPVRLMELCQGREPWGADDVRPDLGPGDRATGRLTVCLALRGTRPKEAAHRTVVHAANREAELAGVFGDGSGLRTPCDRPTVTVLRPDDPATRPDDAHEAVTLTATVAPHGPVDWTDGEAVAADAERMTEIAEAAVPGLRERVLRREVLPPTDDALVPGPALAGQEGRFLRPANRTRIPGLYAVGGWSHPGGGPAHAGMSGAIVAGLIVNGDTWHGST from the coding sequence ATGGCACGGATTGCGGTGATCGGCGCCGGGATGGGCGCGATGGCAGCCGCTGCCCGGCTGGCCGTCGCGGGCCACCGGGTGGCGGTGTTCGAGCGCGGCGCGACGCACGGCGGCGCGCTGCGACAACTGGCACGGGACGGCTTCGCCTTCGACACAGGACCCGGACTGCTGCATCTGCCGGCCGTCTACCGCGATCTGTTCCTCAAGACCGGCCGGGAGCCGCTGGAGAGCTGCGTCGAGCTGACCCAGGTCGACCCCGCCGCCCGCCATGTCTTCGCCGACGGCACGGCCGTCTCACTGCCGAACGCCTCACGGGCCGGTGTGCTGGCGGCCCTCGACCAGGCGCTGGGCGCGGGCGCCGGGGAGCGCTGGAGCGACCTGGTGGGCCGCGCCCGCGAGGCCTGGGACGCCACCCGCCGGCCGCTCCTGGAGGAGCCGCTGTGGCCGGACTGGCGGGTGCTGGGGCGCGATCCCTATCCGGCGGTGCGCAAGCGCGGCCTGTTCGGCCGCGGCAAGGGCCCCACGACCGCCACCCTCGCTGAGGTGGCCCGCCGTGAGCTGGCCGATCCCCGGCTGATCGCGCTGCTGGAGAGCCATGCGCTGGCGTACGGCTTCGACCCGCGCAGCGCCCCGGCCAGCGCCGTCGTGCTGCCGTACATGGAGCAGACCTTCGGGAGTTGGTATCCGCGCGGCGGGATGCGGGCACTGGCCGACGCGCTGTACGAGCGCTGTGTGGCGCGCAAGGTGGAGTTCAGTTTCGGCACGGCGGTGACCGGGATCGTGGAGAAGGACGGCCGGGCGGCGGGCGTGGAGCTGGCCGACGGCCGGGTGTCCGAGGCGGAGTTCGTGGTCGCCGGCGTCGATCCGGTGCGGCTCATGGAGCTCTGCCAGGGGCGGGAGCCGTGGGGTGCGGACGACGTCCGCCCCGACCTGGGGCCGGGCGACCGCGCCACCGGACGGCTCACGGTCTGCCTCGCACTGCGTGGGACACGCCCCAAGGAGGCCGCTCATCGGACAGTGGTCCATGCCGCGAACCGCGAGGCCGAGCTGGCGGGTGTGTTCGGCGACGGGTCCGGCCTGCGGACCCCCTGCGACCGGCCCACGGTGACGGTGCTGCGCCCCGACGACCCGGCCACCCGGCCGGACGACGCCCACGAGGCCGTGACCCTGACCGCGACGGTGGCTCCGCACGGCCCGGTCGACTGGACCGACGGTGAGGCCGTGGCGGCCGACGCCGAGCGGATGACAGAGATCGCCGAGGCCGCGGTACCCGGGCTGCGGGAGCGGGTGCTGCGGCGCGAGGTGCTGCCCCCGACGGACGACGCCCTGGTCCCGGGCCCGGCACTGGCCGGCCAGGAGGGCCGCTTCCTGCGACCCGCCAACCGCACCCGGATACCGGGTCTCTACGCGGTCGGCGGCTGGTCACACCCGGGCGGCGGCCCGGCCCACGCCGGCATGTCCGGCGCGATCGTCGCGGGCCTCATCGTCAACGGCGACACCTGGCACGGCTCTACGTAG